A single genomic interval of Cydia strobilella chromosome 3, ilCydStro3.1, whole genome shotgun sequence harbors:
- the LOC134755744 gene encoding uncharacterized protein LOC134755744 isoform X1: MHTMDTMGYGHKKYRPPLSPTSFYQHDMYSRHTTLRPQSEYRFAGGGYGRGLGSGSGSRGGSGKLCSAALVGGALLAAVAVLAVAALAFYMGALRPDNGEPIMSFEGTLRVTRGDVYGGAAGSPAWRERQRRYAAALRQAYAAPSPLRQAFAGALVTGFGDRRLDVHFRLYLDRRKIPSSVSNTEETLKNILIQDLNSKNPAFGQIKIDTSSIVIKRDLTHTYQSESYVKEALNDTLAISSSKSPPPLSSKDKTLQTRVGVVRKTTVKPSILNKKKDPDEPDIDTENLPVVQGTFQITKTEADITENKQNSSPPRNDEKPNTKTTTTTKATTTTKAPSTKPPFIRPSTFRPSTTRRVSTSTPKTRPFTIMSTLNVKPKTDATPHTDSERTTRSSAASSTITTPSTPLETNTNNVSQILLDLLTNENQYKDIPKIDTLFTVSHVVDNEPWRPITRPYYESTSNVPLVTEEQPIEAIEHNAEDRIGVAEVVEDSSVLESFLSPIPPVKHREKVTYKPPGLLSVDSNLGAEVYVPSPVYTSFTLPTFAPPLKNMETLGSSFPKAHPIPVDKISTVVESEETSGDDEDDGKPVERPPKEKTTSVTLNVVQFEQQDNSTEKVSIEGASILKKQDVTTSSTSATTTTSTSTSTMSTMSSRDMSSSSTTKAADGHDETENSTRRPNNKVSIIPSTETPHHTWELVNTSTNDNGTFNKHSPEKYYNDTLQAIITKNDAPFPNTTPKFSGKVSILRNLTEIIKRYTQSTTEKPVKELDESENEERQTHIKMTGSVELVPEDEVEATTTRVITLLPAKSNLGVNRPLRPRPLIRVQSPTKENERSFFRSNIRSQTVTERTTKRSINDKYDYVTPKLELISKDGEITPEAEDMLTEVSDSIPVASSPDMVTGSNRFPKASDELGDSIQVNKKENGTYVPEGTYRVSYHVTGSVSSKQANKTLDLPAYELALEPDVVLEIPTNQTNTLTIDKLKQLANLATVSDAQNNTLFRTPGGVISTKAIPSSYTLNQAGFKILTKTFSKIPPSKQEVNIIEKPVPEKNFNKLYLDKEITKDVVKTEECDNSTSFRCSSGACLPLTSRCNRLLDCADGEDERACSCADYLRADFADAKICDGVVDCWDYSDENRCEWCSEDRYVCANAKQCVEQLRVCDGVPDCPLGDDEKSCVALADQVDNEVVPYNEEGYVMVRKRGVWGRLCVESFAEAVHEAHSTLQLPDLGRAICRAMTFQSVGYAREAREGRVARAGYWEVWHDAHARDAQLTFRRASCKKRRALRVRCGALECGVRPHADAQQPSNSRVRWGRVVGGGGAAAGAWPWQAALYRDGDFQCGATLITAEWLLSASHCFYQATEAHWVARLGALRRGAWPRGPWEHAARVQTVVLHPRYAARGFRNDIALLRVARLALHARLRPACLPPPRAPPPARQHCTVLGWGQLYEHERVFPDTLQEVELPVISTAECRRRTAALPLYRVTDDMFCAGYERGGRDACLGDSGGPLMCQEADNKWYIYGVTSNGYGCARANRPGVYTKVSHYIDWIDGVIAAHALNDSTTDTDSDSEDLYYDLEAAENRRYMKLETCRGHRCPLGECLPPSSVCNGFLECSDGSDEWQCAKSRLNSSALDPD; encoded by the exons AGTGAATACCGGTTCGCGGGCGGAGGGTATGGGCGCGGGCTCGGCAGCGGCAGCGGGTCCCGCGGCGGGAGCGGCAAGTTGTGCTCGGCGGCGTTAGTGGGCGGGGCGCTGCTGGCGGCCGTGGCGGTGCTCGCCGTCGCGGCGCTGGCCTTCTACATGGGGGCCTTGAGGCCTGACAACGGGGAAC CTATAATGTCGTTCGAGGGCACGCTACGCGTGACTCGCGGCGACGTGtacggcggcgcggcgggtagCCCCGCGTGGCGCGAGCGGCAGCGCCGCTACGCTGCCGCGCTGCGGCAGGCGTACGCCGCGCCGTCTCCGCTGCGCCAGGCCTTCGCCGGCGCCCTCGTCACCGGCTTCGGCGACCGCCGGCTCGACGTGCACTTCAGACTCTACCTTGACAGAAGAAAAATACCAAG TTCTGTCTCAAATACAGAAGAAACgctgaaaaatattttgattcaaGACTTGAATTCGAAGAATCCAGCTTTTGGACAAATTAAAATAGATACTTCTAGCATAGTTATAAAGAGGGATCTAACCCATACATACCAATCTGAATCTTACGTCAAGGAGGCTTTGAATGACACCTTGGCAATAAGTAGTTCAAAATCACCTCCTCCGCTTAGTAGTAAAGATAAGACACTGCAAACGAGAGTAGGTGTTGTCCGTAAAACCACAGTTAAACCAAGTATACTCAATAAAAAGAAAGATCCCGATGAGCCAGACATTGACACAGAAAATTTGCCTGTAGTTCAAGGAACTTTCCAGATCACAAAGACTGAAGCTGATATtactgaaaataaacaaaactctAGTCCACCAAGAAACGATGAAAAACCAAATACTAAGACGACGACAACAACGAAAGCAACAACTACGACTAAAGCACCCTCGACGAAACCTCCTTTCATTAGACCGTCTACATTTAGACCATCCACAACAAGAAGGGTTTCTACAAGTACACCAAAAACGCGACCATTTACGATTATGTCTACCTTGAATGTAAAGCCAAAAACAGATGCTACTCCACATACAGATTCTGAAAGAACTACGAGGAGTTCGGCGGCGTCATCTACCATTACCACACCATCTACACCTCTCGAAACAAACACGAATAATGTTTCGCAAATATTACTGGATCTCCTAACTAATGAAAATCAATACAAAGATATCCCTAAAATCGATACCCTTTTTACTGTATCACATGTTGTTGATAATGAACCGTGGCGGCCAATCACCAGGCCATACTACGAGTCCACCAGCAACGTGCCTTTGGTAACTGAGGAGCAACCTATAGAAGCCATTGAACACAATGCCGAAGACAGGATCGGTGTCGCTGAAGTAGTAGAAGATTCATCGGTTCTAGAAAGTTTTTTAAGTCCTATCCCTCCAGTAAAACATAGAGAGAAAGTTACATATAAGCCCCCAGGCCTATTAAGTGTCGATTCTAATTTAGGTGCAGAAGTGTACGTACCAAGTCCTGTTTACACAAGTTTTACCCTTCCTACGTTTGCGCCGCCATTGAAAAATATGGAAACATTAGGATCTAGTTTTCCGAAAGCTCATCCCATTCCTGTCGATAAAATCAGTACAGTAGTGGAATCAGAAGAAACAAGTGGGGACGACGAAGATGATGGAAAGCCAGTGGAAAGGCCTCCTAAGGAAAAAACAACGTCTGTAACTCTAAACGTGGTACAATTTGAGCAACAAGATAACAGCACTGAAAAAGTCTCAATAGAAGGCGCGTCAATTCTTAAGAAACAAGATGTCACTACAAGCAGTACTTCAGCAACGACTACCACTTCAACTTCAACAAGCACCATGTCAACTATGTCCTCTAGAGACATGTCATCTAGCAGTACTACGAAAGCAGCTGATGGTCACGACGAAACAGAGAACTCCACAAGGCGACCGAATAACAAAGTTTCGATTATACCAAGCACAGAGACCCCTCATCACACCTGGGAATTGGTAAATACCTCAACCAATGATAATGGCACATTCAATAAACACTCACCGGAGAAATATTACAATGATACGTTGCAAgctattattacaaaaaatgacGCTCCATTTCCAAACACAACACCAAAGTTCTCGGGAAAAGTATCAATTCTTAGAAATCTGACAGAAATTATAAAACGATATACACAAAGCACGACTGAAAAACCTGTAAAAGAATTGGATGAATCTGAAAATGAAGAGCGCCAGACTCACATTAAAATGACTGGATCAGTTGAACTTGTACCCGAGGATGAAGTCGAAGCAACAACAACACGAGTGATCACTCTACTACCCGCCAAATCTAATCTTGGCGTAAACCGTCCTCTGCGACCGAGGCCGTTAATACGGGTTCAATCTCCTACCAAGGAAAATGAGCGTAGTTTTTTTCGTAGCAACATAAGATCTCAGACGGTTACGGAAAGAACTACGAAAAGGAGTATAAATGATAAATACGATTACGTGACACCTAAACTTGAATTGATATCTAAGGACGGAGAAATCACACCCGAGGCAGAAGATATGTTAACAGAAGTCAGTGACAGTATACCTGTAGCCAGTTCACCGGACATGGTCACTGGCAGTAATCGGTTTCCTAAAGCGAGTGATGAATTAGGAGATTCTATTCAAGTTAATAAGAAGGAAAATGGCACATACGTACCCGAAGGCACGTATAGGGTTTCATATCATGTTACTGGAAGTGTTAGTAGCAAACAGGCGAATAAAACTCTAGACCTTCCAGCATACGAACTAGCCTTGGAACCTGATGTCGTTTTGGAAATACCCACTAATCAAACAAATACTCTTACTATTgataaactaaaacaactaGCGAATTTGGCGACGGTTTCAGATGCTCAGAATAATACTTTGTTTCGTACTCCAGGTGGAGTAATTTCTACCAAAGCTATACCATCTAGTTACACTTTAAATCAGGCGGGATTCAAAATTTTAACTAAGACTTTCAGTAAAATTCCGCCTTCTAAACAAGAAGTAAACATCATAGAAAAACCTGTTCCCGAAAAGAACTTCAACAAATTATATTTAGACAAAGAAATAACAAAAGACGTCGTTAAAACAG AGGAATGCGACAACAGCACGTCATTCCGTTGCTCGAGCGGTGCGTGCCTGCCTCTGACGTCGCGCTGCAACCGCCTACTGGACTGCGCGGACGGCGAGGACGAGCGCGCCTGCTCCTGCGCCGACTACCTGCGCGCCGACTTCGCCGACGCCAAGATCTGCGACGGCGTCGTCGACTGCTGGGATTACTCTGATGAGAACAGATGCG AATGGTGTAGCGAAGACCGGTACGTGTGTGCGAACGCGAAGCAGTGCGTGGAGCAGCTTCGCGTGTGCGACGGCGTGCCCGATTGCCCGCTCGGTGACGATGAGAAGAGCTGCGTGGCGCTCGCTGACCAGGTCGACAACGAGGTCGTGCCCTACAACGAAGAAG GATACGTGATGGTGCGCAAGCGCGGCGTGTGGGGCCGGCTGTGCGTGGAGAGCTTCGCGGAGGCCGTGCACGAAGCGCACAGCACGCTACAGCTGCCTGACCTCGGCCGCGCCATCTGCCGCGCCATGACCTTCCA GTCCGTGGGATACGCGCGCGAGGCTCGCGAGGGCCGCGTGGCGCGCGCGGGGTACTGGGAGGTGTGGCACGACGCGCACGCGCGCGACGCGCAGCTGACGTTCCGGCGCGCCTCGTGCAAGAAACGCCGCGCGCTGCGTGTGCGCTGCGGCGCGCTCGAGTGCGGTGTGCGACCGCACGCTGACGCCCAGCAGCCCAG TAACAGTCGCGTGCGTTGGGGCAGGGTggtgggcggcggcggcgcggcggcgggcgcttGGCCGTGGCAGGCCGCGCTCTACCGCGACGGCGACTTCCAGTGCGGCGCCACGCTCATCACTGCCGAGTGGCTGCTCTCCGCCAGCCATTGCTTCTATCA AGCAACGGAAGCACACTGGGTGGCGCGACTAGGCGcgctgcggcgcggcgcgtggCCGCGTGGTCCGTGGGAGCACGCGGCGCGCGTACAGACCGTGGTGCTGCACCCGCGCTACGCGGCACGCGGGTTCCGCAACGACATCGCGCTGCTGCGCGTGGCGCGCCTGGCGCTGCACGCGCGCCTGCGCCCCGCCTgcctgccgccgccgcgggcgccgcCGCCTGCACGACAGCACTGCACCGTGCTCGGCTGGGGGCAGCTCTACGAACACGAGCGCGTCTTCC CGGACACCCTACAAGAGGTGGAGCTGCCCGTGATCTCGACGGCGGAGTGCCGGCGGCGCACGGCCGCGCTGCCGCTGTACCGCGTGACCGACGACATGTTCTGCGCCGGGTACGAGCGCGGCGGCCGCGACGCCTGCCTCGGCGACTCGGGCGGCCCGCTCATGTGCCAG GAAGCGGATAACAAATGGTACATCTACGGCGTGACGAGCAACGGGTACGGGTGCGCGCGCGCCAACCGGCCCGGCGTCTACACGAAGGTGTCGCATTACATCGACTGGATCGACGGCGTCATCGCGGCACACGCGCTCAACGACTCCACCACCGACACCGACTCCGACTCCGAGGACTTGTACTACGACTTGGAAGCGGCCGAGAACAGGAGATACATGAAGCTGGAGACGTGCCGGGGACACCGCTGCCCGCTCGGCGAGTGCCTGCCGCCCTCGAGCGTGTGCAACGGCTTCCTCGAGTGCTCGGACGGCAGCGACGAGTGGCAGTGCGCCAAGAGCAGACTCAACTCCAGCGCGCTCGACCCCGATTGA
- the LOC134755744 gene encoding uncharacterized protein LOC134755744 isoform X2: MHTMDTMGYGHKKYRPPLSPTSFYQHDMYSRHTTLRPQSEYRFAGGGYGRGLGSGSGSRGGSGKLCSAALVGGALLAAVAVLAVAALAFYMGALRPDNGEPIMSFEGTLRVTRGDVYGGAAGSPAWRERQRRYAAALRQAYAAPSPLRQAFAGALVTGFGDRRLDVHFRLYLDRRKIPSSVSNTEETLKNILIQDLNSKNPAFGQIKIDTSSIVIKRDLTHTYQSESYVKEALNDTLAISSSKSPPPLSSKDKTLQTRVGVVRKTTVKPSILNKKKDPDEPDIDTENLPVVQGTFQITKTEADITENKQNSSPPRNDEKPNTKTTTTTKATTTTKAPSTKPPFIRPSTFRPSTTRRVSTSTPKTRPFTIMSTLNVKPKTDATPHTDSERTTRSSAASSTITTPSTPLETNTNNVSQILLDLLTNENQYKDIPKIDTLFTVSHVVDNEPWRPITRPYYESTSNVPLVTEEQPIEAIEHNAEDRIGVAEVVEDSSVLESFLSPIPPVKHREKVTYKPPGLLSVDSNLGAEVYVPSPVYTSFTLPTFAPPLKNMETLGSSFPKAHPIPVDKISTVVESEETSGDDEDDGKPVERPPKEKTTSVTLNVVQFEQQDNSTEKVSIEGASILKKQDVTTSSTSATTTTSTSTSTMSTMSSRDMSSSSTTKAADGHDETENSTRRPNNKVSIIPSTETPHHTWELVNTSTNDNGTFNKHSPEKYYNDTLQAIITKNDAPFPNTTPKFSGKVSILRNLTEIIKRYTQSTTEKPVKELDESENEERQTHIKMTGSVELVPEDEVEATTTRVITLLPAKSNLGVNRPLRPRPLIRVQSPTKENERSFFRSNIRSQTVTERTTKRSINDKYDYVTPKLELISKDGEITPEAEDMLTEVSDSIPVASSPDMVTGSNRFPKASDELGDSIQVNKKENGTYVPEGTYRVSYHVTGSVSSKQANKTLDLPAYELALEPDVVLEIPTNQTNTLTIDKLKQLANLATVSDAQNNTLFRTPGGVISTKAIPSSYTLNQAGFKILTKTFSKIPPSKQEVNIIEKPVPEKNFNKLYLDKEITKDVVKTEECDNSTSFRCSSGACLPLTSRCNRLLDCADGEDERACSCADYLRADFADAKICDGVVDCWDYSDENRCEWCSEDRYVCANAKQCVEQLRVCDGVPDCPLGDDEKSCVALADQVDNEVVPYNEEGYVMVRKRGVWGRLCVESFAEAVHEAHSTLQLPDLGRAICRAMTFQSVGYAREAREGRVARAGYWEVWHDAHARDAQLTFRRASCKKRRALRVRCGALECGVRPHADAQQPRVVGGGGAAAGAWPWQAALYRDGDFQCGATLITAEWLLSASHCFYQATEAHWVARLGALRRGAWPRGPWEHAARVQTVVLHPRYAARGFRNDIALLRVARLALHARLRPACLPPPRAPPPARQHCTVLGWGQLYEHERVFPDTLQEVELPVISTAECRRRTAALPLYRVTDDMFCAGYERGGRDACLGDSGGPLMCQEADNKWYIYGVTSNGYGCARANRPGVYTKVSHYIDWIDGVIAAHALNDSTTDTDSDSEDLYYDLEAAENRRYMKLETCRGHRCPLGECLPPSSVCNGFLECSDGSDEWQCAKSRLNSSALDPD; the protein is encoded by the exons AGTGAATACCGGTTCGCGGGCGGAGGGTATGGGCGCGGGCTCGGCAGCGGCAGCGGGTCCCGCGGCGGGAGCGGCAAGTTGTGCTCGGCGGCGTTAGTGGGCGGGGCGCTGCTGGCGGCCGTGGCGGTGCTCGCCGTCGCGGCGCTGGCCTTCTACATGGGGGCCTTGAGGCCTGACAACGGGGAAC CTATAATGTCGTTCGAGGGCACGCTACGCGTGACTCGCGGCGACGTGtacggcggcgcggcgggtagCCCCGCGTGGCGCGAGCGGCAGCGCCGCTACGCTGCCGCGCTGCGGCAGGCGTACGCCGCGCCGTCTCCGCTGCGCCAGGCCTTCGCCGGCGCCCTCGTCACCGGCTTCGGCGACCGCCGGCTCGACGTGCACTTCAGACTCTACCTTGACAGAAGAAAAATACCAAG TTCTGTCTCAAATACAGAAGAAACgctgaaaaatattttgattcaaGACTTGAATTCGAAGAATCCAGCTTTTGGACAAATTAAAATAGATACTTCTAGCATAGTTATAAAGAGGGATCTAACCCATACATACCAATCTGAATCTTACGTCAAGGAGGCTTTGAATGACACCTTGGCAATAAGTAGTTCAAAATCACCTCCTCCGCTTAGTAGTAAAGATAAGACACTGCAAACGAGAGTAGGTGTTGTCCGTAAAACCACAGTTAAACCAAGTATACTCAATAAAAAGAAAGATCCCGATGAGCCAGACATTGACACAGAAAATTTGCCTGTAGTTCAAGGAACTTTCCAGATCACAAAGACTGAAGCTGATATtactgaaaataaacaaaactctAGTCCACCAAGAAACGATGAAAAACCAAATACTAAGACGACGACAACAACGAAAGCAACAACTACGACTAAAGCACCCTCGACGAAACCTCCTTTCATTAGACCGTCTACATTTAGACCATCCACAACAAGAAGGGTTTCTACAAGTACACCAAAAACGCGACCATTTACGATTATGTCTACCTTGAATGTAAAGCCAAAAACAGATGCTACTCCACATACAGATTCTGAAAGAACTACGAGGAGTTCGGCGGCGTCATCTACCATTACCACACCATCTACACCTCTCGAAACAAACACGAATAATGTTTCGCAAATATTACTGGATCTCCTAACTAATGAAAATCAATACAAAGATATCCCTAAAATCGATACCCTTTTTACTGTATCACATGTTGTTGATAATGAACCGTGGCGGCCAATCACCAGGCCATACTACGAGTCCACCAGCAACGTGCCTTTGGTAACTGAGGAGCAACCTATAGAAGCCATTGAACACAATGCCGAAGACAGGATCGGTGTCGCTGAAGTAGTAGAAGATTCATCGGTTCTAGAAAGTTTTTTAAGTCCTATCCCTCCAGTAAAACATAGAGAGAAAGTTACATATAAGCCCCCAGGCCTATTAAGTGTCGATTCTAATTTAGGTGCAGAAGTGTACGTACCAAGTCCTGTTTACACAAGTTTTACCCTTCCTACGTTTGCGCCGCCATTGAAAAATATGGAAACATTAGGATCTAGTTTTCCGAAAGCTCATCCCATTCCTGTCGATAAAATCAGTACAGTAGTGGAATCAGAAGAAACAAGTGGGGACGACGAAGATGATGGAAAGCCAGTGGAAAGGCCTCCTAAGGAAAAAACAACGTCTGTAACTCTAAACGTGGTACAATTTGAGCAACAAGATAACAGCACTGAAAAAGTCTCAATAGAAGGCGCGTCAATTCTTAAGAAACAAGATGTCACTACAAGCAGTACTTCAGCAACGACTACCACTTCAACTTCAACAAGCACCATGTCAACTATGTCCTCTAGAGACATGTCATCTAGCAGTACTACGAAAGCAGCTGATGGTCACGACGAAACAGAGAACTCCACAAGGCGACCGAATAACAAAGTTTCGATTATACCAAGCACAGAGACCCCTCATCACACCTGGGAATTGGTAAATACCTCAACCAATGATAATGGCACATTCAATAAACACTCACCGGAGAAATATTACAATGATACGTTGCAAgctattattacaaaaaatgacGCTCCATTTCCAAACACAACACCAAAGTTCTCGGGAAAAGTATCAATTCTTAGAAATCTGACAGAAATTATAAAACGATATACACAAAGCACGACTGAAAAACCTGTAAAAGAATTGGATGAATCTGAAAATGAAGAGCGCCAGACTCACATTAAAATGACTGGATCAGTTGAACTTGTACCCGAGGATGAAGTCGAAGCAACAACAACACGAGTGATCACTCTACTACCCGCCAAATCTAATCTTGGCGTAAACCGTCCTCTGCGACCGAGGCCGTTAATACGGGTTCAATCTCCTACCAAGGAAAATGAGCGTAGTTTTTTTCGTAGCAACATAAGATCTCAGACGGTTACGGAAAGAACTACGAAAAGGAGTATAAATGATAAATACGATTACGTGACACCTAAACTTGAATTGATATCTAAGGACGGAGAAATCACACCCGAGGCAGAAGATATGTTAACAGAAGTCAGTGACAGTATACCTGTAGCCAGTTCACCGGACATGGTCACTGGCAGTAATCGGTTTCCTAAAGCGAGTGATGAATTAGGAGATTCTATTCAAGTTAATAAGAAGGAAAATGGCACATACGTACCCGAAGGCACGTATAGGGTTTCATATCATGTTACTGGAAGTGTTAGTAGCAAACAGGCGAATAAAACTCTAGACCTTCCAGCATACGAACTAGCCTTGGAACCTGATGTCGTTTTGGAAATACCCACTAATCAAACAAATACTCTTACTATTgataaactaaaacaactaGCGAATTTGGCGACGGTTTCAGATGCTCAGAATAATACTTTGTTTCGTACTCCAGGTGGAGTAATTTCTACCAAAGCTATACCATCTAGTTACACTTTAAATCAGGCGGGATTCAAAATTTTAACTAAGACTTTCAGTAAAATTCCGCCTTCTAAACAAGAAGTAAACATCATAGAAAAACCTGTTCCCGAAAAGAACTTCAACAAATTATATTTAGACAAAGAAATAACAAAAGACGTCGTTAAAACAG AGGAATGCGACAACAGCACGTCATTCCGTTGCTCGAGCGGTGCGTGCCTGCCTCTGACGTCGCGCTGCAACCGCCTACTGGACTGCGCGGACGGCGAGGACGAGCGCGCCTGCTCCTGCGCCGACTACCTGCGCGCCGACTTCGCCGACGCCAAGATCTGCGACGGCGTCGTCGACTGCTGGGATTACTCTGATGAGAACAGATGCG AATGGTGTAGCGAAGACCGGTACGTGTGTGCGAACGCGAAGCAGTGCGTGGAGCAGCTTCGCGTGTGCGACGGCGTGCCCGATTGCCCGCTCGGTGACGATGAGAAGAGCTGCGTGGCGCTCGCTGACCAGGTCGACAACGAGGTCGTGCCCTACAACGAAGAAG GATACGTGATGGTGCGCAAGCGCGGCGTGTGGGGCCGGCTGTGCGTGGAGAGCTTCGCGGAGGCCGTGCACGAAGCGCACAGCACGCTACAGCTGCCTGACCTCGGCCGCGCCATCTGCCGCGCCATGACCTTCCA GTCCGTGGGATACGCGCGCGAGGCTCGCGAGGGCCGCGTGGCGCGCGCGGGGTACTGGGAGGTGTGGCACGACGCGCACGCGCGCGACGCGCAGCTGACGTTCCGGCGCGCCTCGTGCAAGAAACGCCGCGCGCTGCGTGTGCGCTGCGGCGCGCTCGAGTGCGGTGTGCGACCGCACGCTGACGCCCAGCAGCCCAG GGTggtgggcggcggcggcgcggcggcgggcgcttGGCCGTGGCAGGCCGCGCTCTACCGCGACGGCGACTTCCAGTGCGGCGCCACGCTCATCACTGCCGAGTGGCTGCTCTCCGCCAGCCATTGCTTCTATCA AGCAACGGAAGCACACTGGGTGGCGCGACTAGGCGcgctgcggcgcggcgcgtggCCGCGTGGTCCGTGGGAGCACGCGGCGCGCGTACAGACCGTGGTGCTGCACCCGCGCTACGCGGCACGCGGGTTCCGCAACGACATCGCGCTGCTGCGCGTGGCGCGCCTGGCGCTGCACGCGCGCCTGCGCCCCGCCTgcctgccgccgccgcgggcgccgcCGCCTGCACGACAGCACTGCACCGTGCTCGGCTGGGGGCAGCTCTACGAACACGAGCGCGTCTTCC CGGACACCCTACAAGAGGTGGAGCTGCCCGTGATCTCGACGGCGGAGTGCCGGCGGCGCACGGCCGCGCTGCCGCTGTACCGCGTGACCGACGACATGTTCTGCGCCGGGTACGAGCGCGGCGGCCGCGACGCCTGCCTCGGCGACTCGGGCGGCCCGCTCATGTGCCAG GAAGCGGATAACAAATGGTACATCTACGGCGTGACGAGCAACGGGTACGGGTGCGCGCGCGCCAACCGGCCCGGCGTCTACACGAAGGTGTCGCATTACATCGACTGGATCGACGGCGTCATCGCGGCACACGCGCTCAACGACTCCACCACCGACACCGACTCCGACTCCGAGGACTTGTACTACGACTTGGAAGCGGCCGAGAACAGGAGATACATGAAGCTGGAGACGTGCCGGGGACACCGCTGCCCGCTCGGCGAGTGCCTGCCGCCCTCGAGCGTGTGCAACGGCTTCCTCGAGTGCTCGGACGGCAGCGACGAGTGGCAGTGCGCCAAGAGCAGACTCAACTCCAGCGCGCTCGACCCCGATTGA